A portion of the bacterium genome contains these proteins:
- a CDS encoding DUF4111 domain-containing protein, which translates to MDPTPFADANELLAGLLGQMKSILGRKLIGLYLFGSLTTGDFDPGVSDVDLLAVTSTEIDPSEFEALSAMHGNCAHDNPDWEDRVEVLYKSVEGLRTFRSRTSPITAISPGEEFHLKSSGPDYLMNWYLVREQGIALFGPPPGSLIEPIAREEFIDAVRKYAIAFADRVRDAIPRKEQAYTILTLCRALYAHTLGEHVSKRRAAAWASEEIPEYSELIQRALTWRDAWREEPVEHAATLPETVAFVDLVIARINA; encoded by the coding sequence GTGGATCCAACACCGTTTGCTGACGCCAATGAGCTTCTGGCCGGGTTGCTCGGCCAGATGAAGAGCATCCTGGGACGCAAACTCATCGGCCTCTATCTCTTTGGATCACTCACGACCGGCGACTTCGACCCCGGTGTAAGCGATGTCGATCTACTGGCAGTCACTTCGACAGAGATCGACCCGTCGGAGTTCGAAGCCCTGAGCGCCATGCACGGGAACTGCGCGCACGACAACCCCGACTGGGAAGATCGCGTCGAGGTTCTCTACAAGTCGGTCGAAGGACTGCGAACCTTCCGCTCTCGAACCAGCCCGATCACCGCCATCAGTCCGGGTGAGGAGTTCCACTTGAAGTCGTCCGGTCCGGACTACCTGATGAACTGGTATCTGGTGCGCGAGCAGGGTATAGCGCTCTTTGGACCTCCTCCGGGATCATTGATCGAGCCCATTGCAAGAGAGGAGTTCATCGACGCGGTTCGGAAGTACGCAATCGCCTTCGCGGATCGGGTGCGAGATGCGATCCCGCGCAAAGAGCAGGCCTACACGATCTTGACACTGTGCAGGGCGCTGTATGCGCACACTCTGGGAGAACACGTCTCCAAGAGGCGTGCGGCGGCCTGGGCGTCCGAGGAGATACCCGAATACTCCGAGTTGATCCAACGCGCCCTCACCTGGCGAGACGCCTGGAGAGAAGAACCGGTCGAGCACGCGGCGACGCTTCCCGAGACCGTGGCCTTTGTCGATCTGGTGATCGCTCGGATCAACGCATGA
- a CDS encoding class I SAM-dependent methyltransferase: protein MDELARLYRADFDRISAFGPQLWNHNLVYHDFLIKQLPSPCHRALDLGCGTGSFSRRLARCADRVVGLDFSSKMIEVARRHSQGFENIDYRVGEILKEEFPPEHFDAIVTLTTLHHLPMAETLTRLVAMIRPGGVLMVLDIPLEHGLIDYARAVIAAPVNRVLRVLHNRSLRTDPAETAAWLQHGARDVYLPLKEVRSICQQVLPGARVRRHLLWRYSIVWRKN, encoded by the coding sequence ATGGATGAGCTGGCCCGCCTGTATCGCGCGGATTTCGATCGCATCTCGGCGTTTGGGCCTCAGCTCTGGAACCACAATCTCGTTTACCACGACTTCTTGATCAAACAACTCCCCTCGCCCTGTCATCGGGCTCTCGATCTCGGTTGCGGTACGGGAAGCTTCTCTCGGCGGCTGGCCAGATGTGCGGATCGAGTCGTCGGTCTCGATTTCTCATCCAAGATGATCGAGGTCGCAAGACGCCACTCGCAGGGTTTCGAGAACATCGACTATCGCGTGGGTGAAATCCTGAAAGAGGAATTTCCTCCCGAGCACTTCGATGCCATCGTCACGCTCACGACCTTGCACCATCTTCCAATGGCCGAGACCCTGACCCGCCTGGTTGCCATGATTCGACCCGGGGGAGTCTTGATGGTGCTCGATATTCCCCTGGAGCACGGCCTGATCGACTATGCGCGCGCTGTCATCGCAGCGCCTGTCAACCGGGTACTCAGAGTTCTACACAATCGAAGTCTGAGAACCGACCCGGCCGAAACTGCGGCCTGGCTCCAACACGGGGCCAGAGACGTCTATCTGCCGCTGAAAGAAGTGCGTTCCATCTGTCAACAGGTTTTGCCCGGCGCGCGAGTTCGCAGACATCTACTGTGGCGCTACTCGATCGTGTGGCGAAAGAATTAG
- a CDS encoding TIGR00730 family Rossman fold protein yields MSRTILSIAVYCGSSPGASPAYGEAAANLGRELAGRGIRLVYGGASVGLMGILADACLQHGGEALGVITEALKSHEVAHDGLTELRVVSTMHERKAVMSDSADAFVMLPGGFGTLDEFFEALTWTQLGVHAKPCGVLDVDGYFEPLREFLDAATAQRFLKPENRRSVIFEDHLARLIERLEAWIPASTDKWIDRDTV; encoded by the coding sequence ATGTCGCGAACCATCCTGTCGATCGCCGTCTACTGTGGCTCGAGCCCCGGGGCCTCTCCGGCCTATGGCGAAGCAGCTGCGAATCTCGGGCGCGAACTGGCCGGTCGCGGTATCCGACTGGTGTACGGCGGTGCTTCTGTCGGGCTGATGGGAATCCTCGCCGATGCCTGCTTGCAGCACGGCGGCGAAGCTCTGGGCGTGATCACCGAAGCGCTGAAGAGTCATGAAGTCGCCCATGACGGCCTTACCGAACTCCGCGTGGTATCCACCATGCACGAACGCAAGGCAGTGATGTCCGACTCGGCCGACGCCTTTGTGATGCTCCCCGGAGGCTTCGGAACGCTGGACGAGTTCTTCGAAGCGCTGACGTGGACACAACTCGGAGTTCACGCGAAACCCTGTGGCGTACTCGACGTCGACGGCTACTTCGAACCGTTGCGAGAGTTTCTGGACGCAGCGACCGCGCAACGCTTTCTCAAACCCGAGAACCGCCGGTCCGTGATCTTCGAAGATCATCTGGCCCGGTTGATCGAGCGGCTCGAGGCGTGGATCCCGGCCAGCACCGACAAGTGGATCGATCGCGACACCGTCTAG